One Carcharodon carcharias isolate sCarCar2 chromosome 22, sCarCar2.pri, whole genome shotgun sequence genomic window, taTTTATCCCAGCTGTAACCTCTAGAAATAGAGGACAATGTCCCAAGGGGTctgccatttagaactgagatgagcagaaatttctttactTAGCAGATtgaaaatctttgaaattctctacccatagggctgtggatgctcagtcaatgagtatattcaaagctaagatcaatagatttttgatttCAAAGAGAATCAAGGGCTTTGGGGGTCAGGCAGAAATGtagagttgagatagaagatcatcaGCTATGAACTTCTTGAGTGGAAGAGGAGGCTCACAGGATTGCATGACCACCTCTGGCTGCCATTTATGCTTCTATGAGTATAATGGAGCAGCACCTAATCAGTGACAGCTCCTTACTCAATTATATGATCTTCAAAAGTACCTTGTTCACAAAAAAACAAGGAGAAACAAGTAACAAAATGCAAAAGCATTTGAAATCTGTTTGACAATTCAGATTAAAGTGAAACTCAGGGAACCATTTCTCATTAAGTTTAAAATCCCTTTGCTGGTCAACCAAAATGAGAGGAAAGATTAAGAGCAGTTGAAGACTAGGAAAACACAAAAAAGTGTAATGTTGCGAAAGAAAGTCTTCATTGAGTGAAACAATAATGAAATTGAATCCTTATGTGAAATCAGCCTGACAAATTGAGAAGCATGGAGtggtgaaagggagaaagagtggTGAGATATCACAATTTCATGGAAAAGATAATGGACATTACCATTGTTAAATTTTGCTTCATTGCAATGTACTAACTTGATATTTTAATTACTTGAGTAATAGAAAAGCTGTTTTCTGTGCAGACTGTTGTGTGTAGACTGGTGGCACACTAGTTTCATATACGAAGGAATGCAGTTCCTGAAACATAAAGTTCTTGGCTccaaatgagatagagtgaaaaTCATGTTACTTCCCTTATAGGGCAATGTATTATTAAAAGTATGGGAAGCTGGCACTGCCAGAGACCTaagagaaaattcttcccattgagACTGGGGATGATATGCCACCCAATGAGACTTAGAAAGGAAGAGGAAAGAACACTTAAATTTAGTACAGGAGTTGCCTACAGTTGTCATTTTAATAAAAAATGCAAAGCAGTACTTAAGTTGAAGTTTCTCCCTGTTTTCCATATAAAAATTGATGAGAAACAAACCCAGTATTTTACTTTAGTACAAAACATTTTGCACAAAATATACCTTTTTTTGGTTGTGTCGCAGTTTTGAATCAACTTTCTCAGTCAGTTGCAGTGAATCAAACAAAAAGGCTATCACTCCTTGGTCcagactcccactcactgacagaaCATGTGGGACAACAGTCTTCTTCCCATCTAGACCCTTTCGAGAAATAAATATATTCTGATAAGCAGGGATATATTTGTTAGGCATTGCTTGCCCCATCCCAAAATCTTGTCTATTCTCCCATCTTCTTGTGAAATCACTCATTCTTGCCATGGTTAAATAAAAGAACTTACATTCATATGGTGCCTTATCATGTATCTCAAATATCCCAAATCATTTCACTTAGAAAGAAATACCTGATGTAGTTGTGGTTACATGGGTAAATGTGGCAGGCAATTTGTGCACTGtaaggccataagaccataagtcgtaggagaagtaggccatttggcccattgagtctgctccgccattcaatgagatcatggctgatctgataatctttaactccactttcctgccttttccccataaccctcgattcccttactgattaaaaatctgtctatctcagccttgaatatacttaatgaccagcctctacagccctctgcagtaaagaattccacaaattcagtagcctctgagagaagaaattcctcctcatctctgtcttaaatgggcgaccccttactctgagattatgccctctggtcctagactctcccacaaggggaaacaacctctcagtgtctatcctgtcaagccccctaagaatctcatatgtttcaataaggtcgcctctcattcttctaaactccaatgagtaaaggtctcataaacagcaatgaaatcAATAATTAGTTAATTTGTTTTAGTGGTGTTAACTGAAAGCAGAATGCTGTTCATAACATGAGAAGAACTCACTGCTCTtctaatagtgccatgggatctttctgacagtacagcattccatCAGCAATACACTGTTCTGGTAGCCTAGATTATATGCACAAATCAAGGAAAGGGGTTTGAACTCATGACCTTGACTCAAAAGTTAGTGTGCTACCAATTGACCCGAGGTTTGCGAAGCTTCATAAGCCCACACCCAAGAGGATGTCCATTGCTGTGCAGCTAACACTAACAACGGCAACCAAATTATGTTCTTATTTTTGATCCATGCACATGCAGTTCCCAGTTATAATTGCTCAGAAACATCAGAAGAGCAAACTTGGCTTTTCCCTTTTTAGCCCAGAGTAACTGACAGTCTTGgtgagatcagctaattcagcaaTTGTGAGTAGTCATTAATGGGAAGATATCCAACTTGAAAACTATAACAGCCATGTTAGACAATTACTTTGAAAATCTGAAGTTGTTCTgtgtagaatttagcattcttTAATCACACCTTTTACACCACAAATAAACAAAGTTGCACTTATACCTTTAAATTTGCTTTGTTTCCATGATGCTCAAGCACAAGTTCTTTGTCTCCCAGATTTAGCAGCTTCTCAATTGGTTCCTTCCCCCACGGAAAATTGAAACACAGTGTGGTTCCTTTAGTTCCATCATTATCCTGGAAATCACTGGCTGTGAAACTGGATGGATTTTTGGCAAACTATAAAATAACCAAATAACACTCAGAATAAAACATGGGAAGATATTAGACAACAATTAACAATCTAGCTGTTTTCTTTCCCACTTCCTCCCCCAATACAAAAATAAGTAACTATGGGACAGAAATTGGTCAGCGCACGACAATGAGCACAAAATGGATAGAGCGCATTTTGCTCACATGATGACGTAAACCGGTGTGGAGTTTAAAATGCTGAATTTCCTTACTTGGCCAACTTTCAGGTTTGCACCTTCACACTGCTGCAGACAAGAGAGTGGTCAGTGTCACAATATGCACTGTTGTAAGTGCAAGTGTGAAGAATGATCTCATGGAACGACAAAATCACAAATGCAGCAATCCTCTCAAAAGTAAAGCTCCCAAGTATATTGGCACTCAACAAGCAGGGGTGACTTTGTTGGCTCAGGCATGTTCATAGGACGGAAGATGGTCAAATAGTTAAGAATTCTCTGTATGGCAAGGTAGCCAGAACCAATAGGATGCCCAAAGCTCcacttcaaggatgcttgcaagcaTGACATGAATACCCAGTTCATTGATTCTCACACCTGAGACACTAGCTAACGACAGAGGGAAATGGCAACATCATCTGCAATTGTGGGCTGACATGCATCACTATGACGATCAGTGGCTAGGGCGGCTTGGCAACAGGTACCAACATTGAAAACAATCCATAACAACATTTGACAACCATTTCACATgcagcacttgtggcagaacTTGTTTCTCATAGATTGGTCTCTGCAGCTATCAACAAAAGTGCACCATATGAAACTACCCCATCTCCAATGGATTTGATTTGCTGCATGTCTATCATCTTACCCAGATGATATTTGACTAATCATTCCTGCAGCTGCAAAGTTCTTTAAAATATTGTACAAAACTGTTTTGCACTACCTCTAAACAATTGAGTGTTTAGCAATCTATAGTGCATTGTGTTTCAGAAATCAGTAGTTCTTACCTTCCTCCACCATAGTAAACGCTGGCGTACCCAGTAGTCTAGCCATTGGCATGAAGTCCGAGGAGAGCTAAACCATACTAGGGATGCCATTTCCATCTCTCCTGTTCTTTAAAGTAATGGGAAATTAAAATTAGTACAGAGGAATAAGGGTAATTAACTTGTACTTGACATTCGAGCTCTTTTATTCAACTAACTTTATTTCTTAACACCTTGTCTTTCTCCCTaccttccttctccctccccaAATGTTGCATTATTTTGTTTTAATAGGAGAGGCAGCAGAATATTTTTCCTTAAAGCAGTGAAATCGGGTGGCAGAGTAATCAATTGAATTGGGTCATTAACCTTCACAGTGGATACTAAAATAGAAGGCGTAGTGCATAATTCTGAAAACTAAAGGAAGTTGCAGGAGACTATTGATAAGACGGTGACAGGTGAACTTTGTGTTAGTAACTGTAAGGTGGTTAAAAGAAACACAATTATTGACCGGGAAAGCTGGgtgctgtggaagaggagagcAATTTGGGAGGTTACAATACATTACAAGGAGCAACTCAAGTGGTTAAGGCTTTAAATAAAGTATTAGGTTTAGGGCAagaagcatagaatataaaagttggGATATAATGAGGAATCCACGTAAAATGAATAACATGACAGTTTTGTGTCCAAGATTTGAGGTCCAAACTATTATAAGCGTGTTACAGCAATAGAGAGATTCACTATCATAGTGAGACTTATTTTGAAAGCCAAAATTGTTTTATGTTTGTGAAGTAATGGCATTTTACAGTTTATGAATTACTCACTGAACATGAATTTAATGAGTCTCAAATTGAGTCTCTCACCTTACCGCATTGCATACTGTTGGGTATTTACCAGTAGGAAAGGGCTGATAACACACACCGATCTCAGCCAAACCAAATGGTAACTTCCTGTTCACAAGGCTCAAAGACCTAGTATATTCTTGAACAGCTCCTGTAGAAGATCACAAGTAACAGGTGTGCGTTTCAGACTTCAAAAAAATCTTTGATAAGATTCTAGAGATAAAACCTTTTACTAATCATGGCTAGCTTTAACTTTGAATACTGGCCTTTCAGACAAGTAAGGAATTAACTATATTTTGTGCACAGATATCCCAATAAATG contains:
- the polg2 gene encoding DNA polymerase subunit gamma-2, mitochondrial isoform X3, coding for MRGAVQEYTRSLSLVNRKLPFGLAEIGVCYQPFPTGKYPTVCNAVRTGEMEMASLVWFSSPRTSCQWLDYWVRQRLLWWRKFAKNPSSFTASDFQDNDGTKGTTLCFNFPWGKEPIEKLLNLGDKELVLEHHGNKANLKGLDGKKTVVPHVLSVSGSLDQGVIAFLFDSLQLTEKVDSKLRHNQKKVLKLHPSLAPVKVGLEMDKGATVELRQVCEGLFHEMLEKRITVWPGYLETMHTSVEQLTMKYDEMGVIFTIVVNDTTLESGLVQLRNRDTAIKELAHISEVLLCAGIESFIIWGVVNGIELCEIISKHLNSDLMMEGRPVMKRLKIVGLEHCPEELLAQYPGTEVIAHP